From Virgibacillus ihumii, the proteins below share one genomic window:
- a CDS encoding response regulator transcription factor has translation MSNHIVIIEDDENIARIIQLELEHEGFAVDVAHSGRKGLELLQSNQTDLVILDVMIPELNGMEVLRRIRTVDERIIVIMLTARDTVYDKVNGLDLGANDYMTKPFEIEELLARIRSNLRFSRKQADSQALEELSLGKINIHPGSREVYDDGTLIELTPKEYDLLLYFTENKNQALEREQILNYVWGYDYFGDTNVIDVYVRYLRKKIPGAPIQTVRGVGYMVKD, from the coding sequence ATGAGCAATCATATTGTAATTATTGAAGACGACGAAAATATCGCGCGCATCATTCAGCTTGAGCTGGAACATGAAGGGTTCGCAGTGGATGTTGCCCATAGCGGGCGGAAGGGGCTCGAGCTGCTGCAATCAAACCAGACTGATCTGGTCATTCTTGATGTAATGATTCCTGAATTAAACGGAATGGAAGTACTAAGGCGTATTCGTACTGTTGATGAACGAATTATCGTTATTATGCTGACAGCACGGGATACGGTTTATGACAAAGTGAACGGCCTTGACCTGGGTGCCAACGATTACATGACAAAGCCATTTGAAATAGAAGAGCTGCTCGCCAGGATCCGTTCCAATTTGCGATTCAGCAGGAAACAAGCGGACAGTCAGGCCCTGGAAGAACTTTCACTGGGAAAAATCAACATCCATCCCGGATCAAGGGAAGTGTATGACGATGGGACGCTTATCGAACTGACTCCAAAAGAATATGATTTATTACTGTATTTTACCGAAAATAAAAACCAGGCACTCGAACGTGAACAGATTTTAAATTATGTCTGGGGCTATGACTATTTTGGAGACACGAATGTGATTGATGTTTATGTCAGATATTTACGGAAAAAAATACCGGGTGCGCCGATTCAGACAGTACGGGGCGTCGGTTATATGGTAAAGGACTAA
- a CDS encoding LCP family protein, with the protein MNENTRVKRTKKRKLRKRAIIILIPLVFIFIGLSYAGYLYAKAESTLSDSYESHGREKSDLRESAVDPLEDNISILIVGVDASDVRNNKNNSRTDTLMLATLNKDKKSVKMVSIPRDSYVYIPEVGYKTKINHAHAYGGIPATIETVERLMDIPVDYYVKLNFEAFIEVVNAVGGITVDVPYELYEQNSKDKERAIHLMPGKQKLNGEEALALARTRKYDSDIERGKRQQEIMKTVIKKAISINSVLKFDDIIEAVGSNMTTNMTFDEMKSLISYGTGKGSLGFDTYTLEGHNYQPGDTYYWQLDQVALNETKQMLKQHLDLNTTATANRSSEEASTAGDGESVNY; encoded by the coding sequence ATGAATGAAAATACACGAGTAAAACGAACGAAAAAGCGAAAGTTGCGGAAACGAGCTATTATTATTTTGATTCCGTTAGTTTTCATATTTATCGGACTAAGTTATGCGGGGTATTTGTACGCCAAGGCGGAATCGACACTGTCCGATTCCTATGAAAGTCACGGCCGGGAAAAATCCGACTTGCGTGAATCAGCGGTCGATCCATTGGAAGACAATATTTCCATCCTGATCGTCGGCGTTGATGCGAGTGATGTCCGCAACAATAAAAATAACTCCAGGACCGACACGCTGATGCTTGCGACGTTGAACAAGGATAAGAAAAGTGTCAAGATGGTAAGCATTCCACGTGACTCATACGTGTATATTCCGGAAGTCGGCTATAAAACAAAAATCAACCATGCCCATGCGTACGGCGGGATTCCGGCAACAATTGAAACGGTCGAACGGCTCATGGATATTCCGGTTGACTATTATGTAAAGCTGAACTTTGAGGCGTTTATCGAAGTGGTCAATGCAGTTGGCGGTATTACCGTTGACGTACCATACGAATTATATGAACAAAATTCCAAGGACAAAGAACGTGCCATTCACTTAATGCCTGGTAAACAAAAGCTGAACGGTGAAGAAGCTCTCGCCCTGGCAAGGACCAGAAAATATGACAGTGATATTGAGCGCGGAAAACGGCAGCAGGAAATCATGAAGACTGTCATCAAGAAAGCTATATCCATTAATTCCGTTCTTAAATTTGACGATATCATTGAAGCAGTCGGTTCGAATATGACGACAAATATGACGTTTGATGAGATGAAAAGCCTGATCTCCTATGGCACTGGTAAAGGCAGCCTTGGTTTTGACACGTATACGCTGGAAGGACACAATTATCAGCCCGGCGACACGTATTACTGGCAGCTAGATCAGGTTGCATTGAATGAAACCAAACAGATGCTGAAACAGCACCTTGATCTTAATACGACTGCAACCGCCAACAGATCTAGTGAAGAAGCATCGACAGCCGGTGATGGTGAGTCAGTTAACTATTAG
- a CDS encoding MraY family glycosyltransferase, with product MLKIGILAFLLMLVSLIITPMFIKFALKINATDKPDHRKVHTDPIPTLGGLVIFTSFLVGLVLLQPYNEYHVSIVVASFIIIGHSIVDDVYNLKPKYKFVFQLAAALLVIFWGGLQVDFVNVPFGGQIELGFLSAVVTLVWIIGLTNAMNLIDGLDGLAAGVSAIALFTIAMMAIAMNQVYVATMALILFFSTVGFLRYNFFPAKIFMGDTGSQFLGFMIAVLALLGFKNVTIISFIIPIFIAGVPLSDIILAIVRRKINKQPLTKPDSSHLHHSLVRTGFTHRQTVLLLYGLSIMFNLAAVLFSMTTLWGAVLIFLISVIAIQFLIENLNLINSNFKPLTKMMNLFRRKS from the coding sequence GTGCTAAAAATCGGGATTTTAGCCTTTTTACTGATGCTTGTTTCGTTAATCATCACACCGATGTTTATAAAATTTGCATTAAAGATTAATGCCACAGATAAACCAGATCACCGAAAAGTACATACAGACCCAATTCCAACACTTGGCGGCCTCGTCATTTTTACCAGTTTTCTGGTCGGCCTGGTTCTGCTGCAGCCGTATAATGAATATCATGTATCGATTGTTGTGGCGTCGTTCATTATTATTGGCCACAGTATAGTGGATGACGTGTATAACCTTAAGCCAAAATACAAGTTTGTTTTTCAGCTTGCGGCAGCTCTGCTGGTTATTTTCTGGGGCGGCCTGCAGGTTGATTTTGTAAATGTGCCGTTTGGCGGACAGATTGAGCTTGGCTTTCTCAGCGCTGTTGTTACCCTGGTCTGGATTATCGGGCTCACCAATGCGATGAATTTGATTGATGGTCTGGATGGGCTTGCTGCGGGTGTTTCGGCGATTGCATTGTTTACGATCGCCATGATGGCGATTGCGATGAACCAGGTATATGTTGCAACGATGGCATTGATTCTTTTTTTCAGTACAGTCGGCTTCCTGCGGTACAATTTTTTCCCCGCCAAAATATTTATGGGAGACACCGGCTCACAGTTTCTCGGATTCATGATTGCCGTTCTTGCGCTGCTCGGATTTAAAAATGTAACGATTATTTCATTTATCATACCGATTTTCATTGCAGGGGTCCCGCTCTCGGACATTATCCTGGCAATTGTCAGGCGGAAAATAAACAAACAGCCGTTGACCAAACCGGACAGTTCACATCTGCATCACAGTCTCGTCCGGACAGGCTTCACTCATCGGCAAACTGTTCTGCTGCTGTACGGGCTCAGCATCATGTTTAATCTGGCCGCGGTTCTGTTTTCCATGACGACGCTCTGGGGCGCGGTGCTTATCTTTCTGATTTCGGTCATTGCCATCCAATTTTTAATTGAAAATCTTAATCTTATTAATAGTAATTTCAAGCCATTGACAAAAATGATGAATCTTTTCCGGCGAAAATCATAA
- a CDS encoding ATP-binding protein, with translation MSLRTRIQLSITVLLAILLLIANITIYVMFKNASIKSEQELLQSTARHIIEELHKEGNGTTEEVLHTYLISDGMIRLIDRKGESDLNLTRENSYKKIKTSFQNDQFEDVLTFNGSKFIMVSTPIIHDNGSIVNLQIIQNADGMFSNLQDLKGVLIFTSFLVIGILCIAGWLLGRVITRPIHRFISTMKMIEEEESYQQIEITKSERDELNQLGMTFNSMMRKLEDSYLKQEQFVSDASHELKTPLTVISGYVSLLKRWGSTRPEVLKEAIDSIESESARMKFMTEQLIQLASAEKLGEFAKEPMDIVPIVSGTIERLRRTYKNEIAWTTDPKRIVAEIHEQSFIQLLVILLDNANKYSNDVIQVELQEHDGNVRLSVIDNGPGIPEEAQPYIFDRMYRVDKNRSRKTGGTGLGLFIAKRISERHGGSISLISKEGHGTTFIVSLPISEVQ, from the coding sequence ATGAGTTTACGGACACGTATACAGCTGTCAATTACCGTGTTGCTGGCCATTCTGCTTCTGATTGCAAATATAACGATATATGTGATGTTTAAAAATGCCAGTATCAAATCAGAACAGGAGCTGCTCCAGAGCACAGCCAGACACATTATCGAAGAATTACATAAAGAAGGGAACGGCACTACTGAAGAGGTGCTCCATACATATTTAATCAGTGATGGGATGATTCGATTGATCGACCGGAAAGGGGAGTCGGATTTAAATTTAACAAGGGAAAATAGTTATAAAAAAATCAAAACCTCTTTTCAAAATGATCAATTTGAAGATGTGCTGACATTTAATGGATCAAAATTCATCATGGTTTCAACACCAATCATTCATGATAATGGTTCGATCGTGAATTTGCAGATAATCCAGAATGCCGATGGGATGTTTTCCAATCTCCAGGACTTAAAAGGAGTGCTTATTTTTACCTCCTTCCTGGTAATCGGTATCCTTTGCATCGCTGGATGGCTGCTCGGCCGTGTGATAACCCGCCCGATTCACCGGTTTATAAGTACCATGAAGATGATTGAAGAAGAGGAGTCCTACCAGCAAATTGAAATCACAAAAAGTGAGCGTGATGAACTGAATCAGCTTGGTATGACCTTTAATTCGATGATGCGAAAGCTGGAGGACAGTTATTTGAAACAGGAACAATTTGTATCCGATGCCTCGCATGAATTAAAGACTCCCTTAACCGTCATATCGGGCTATGTCAGTTTATTAAAAAGATGGGGTTCCACACGTCCGGAAGTGTTGAAAGAAGCGATTGATTCAATTGAATCCGAATCAGCCCGTATGAAGTTTATGACCGAACAGCTGATTCAGCTTGCATCAGCTGAAAAACTTGGTGAATTTGCAAAAGAACCTATGGACATTGTACCGATAGTAAGCGGCACGATTGAACGCTTACGCAGGACTTATAAGAACGAGATTGCTTGGACAACTGACCCAAAACGGATCGTTGCGGAAATTCATGAGCAAAGCTTCATCCAGCTGCTTGTCATTCTGCTGGACAATGCCAACAAATACAGCAATGACGTTATTCAGGTGGAACTGCAGGAACATGACGGGAATGTGAGGCTGAGCGTTATCGATAATGGACCCGGCATCCCGGAAGAGGCGCAGCCATACATTTTTGACCGAATGTATCGCGTTGACAAAAACCGGAGCCGGAAGACTGGCGGAACCGGACTTGGCTTGTTCATAGCCAAGCGGATCAGCGAACGGCACGGCGGATCGATTTCACTTATCAGTAAGGAAGGCCACGGTACAACGTTTATCGTAAGTCTGCCGATATCGGAGGTGCAGTAA
- the lepB gene encoding signal peptidase I: MTENVHELKLDKKQTNDNMKEKSGWVSWLFFIISIAAVFFIFRFVIGITIINGDSMSPTISDGDVFLTSDMFYTPERNDIVIFRDEDGYDVIKRIIGLPNETIAIQNGVVFVDGEPIKSEFTTGIPNDMPERTVDSGSYFLIGDNRTPGESLDSRNSDIGSISKEKIKGQAILSLLPFGLMTIIPK; encoded by the coding sequence ATGACCGAAAATGTGCACGAATTAAAGTTGGATAAGAAGCAAACAAATGACAACATGAAAGAAAAATCCGGTTGGGTCAGCTGGTTATTTTTTATTATATCAATTGCTGCTGTGTTTTTTATTTTCCGTTTTGTGATCGGCATCACCATCATCAATGGTGATTCAATGAGCCCTACGATAAGTGACGGGGATGTCTTTCTAACCAGTGACATGTTTTATACGCCAGAACGAAATGATATTGTGATTTTTCGCGATGAAGATGGTTATGATGTAATCAAGCGGATAATTGGTCTGCCAAATGAGACAATTGCGATACAAAATGGGGTCGTTTTTGTGGACGGAGAACCAATAAAAAGTGAATTTACGACTGGAATCCCAAATGATATGCCTGAAAGAACAGTCGATAGCGGTTCTTATTTTTTAATAGGCGATAATCGGACACCTGGAGAAAGTCTGGATAGCAGAAATAGCGATATAGGATCCATCTCCAAAGAAAAGATAAAAGGTCAAGCGATATTGTCATTACTTCCCTTCGGATTAATGACGATTATCCCAAAATAA
- a CDS encoding SLC13 family permease, whose amino-acid sequence METRLARRNKENKLIGAVEKLSVKMLIIVTIHVLFASLIVLADGLDYAAKISLFAFLSAMTLWVGTKIPAGYVAISLILIIIFLKAGAPELLYHSFGEEVVWLMLGAFIIGEAIKESGLADRISQTLMNRSKNKNVMLRSLTYVLCISAFFIPSTSGRAALSMPIVRQLNGYFSEKEREVLAVIAPVIILMSTSATIIAAGSHLIGVGFLETSTGESISFVQWLVWGVPFALTISLLSLFIIKMMLWPKKALNATNQSEKNTFARTHPHQQPMTDKEKRTAALTILLIISWVTEPIHGYDIAFLTMLGAVLFMMPAYGVISWKQGIGAVSWNLILFVAAATALGRVLVDTGVVDWMETEMIGVLQLFADASEWVVVLLIIIVAVTSHLYITSHTTRAIVFIPALILFGQTIGADPVAVVFISLIGMNYCITFPVSSKALLLFYEEGDISYDVKALLKLSLVLMPLYIFVMMMYYFTYWQWTGLSL is encoded by the coding sequence ATGGAAACAAGGTTGGCCAGGCGTAACAAAGAAAATAAGCTGATTGGCGCAGTTGAGAAGCTTTCTGTAAAAATGTTGATTATCGTAACCATTCATGTTCTTTTCGCCAGTTTAATAGTGTTGGCAGACGGCCTTGATTATGCGGCAAAAATATCGCTGTTTGCCTTCCTGTCTGCCATGACACTATGGGTTGGAACCAAAATTCCGGCTGGTTATGTGGCTATATCCCTTATTTTAATTATTATATTTTTAAAGGCAGGAGCGCCGGAACTTCTGTATCATTCGTTTGGTGAAGAAGTGGTATGGCTCATGCTGGGGGCTTTTATTATCGGGGAGGCGATTAAGGAGTCGGGGCTCGCCGATCGCATCAGCCAAACATTGATGAATCGGTCAAAAAATAAAAACGTTATGCTCCGGTCACTGACGTATGTTTTATGTATTTCAGCATTTTTTATTCCGTCAACTTCAGGAAGAGCTGCATTGTCGATGCCGATTGTCAGACAGCTTAACGGTTATTTTTCCGAAAAAGAAAGGGAAGTGCTGGCGGTCATTGCTCCGGTGATTATCCTGATGAGTACATCGGCAACAATCATTGCAGCCGGTTCCCATCTGATTGGAGTTGGTTTTCTCGAAACATCCACGGGCGAATCAATTTCCTTTGTGCAGTGGCTGGTATGGGGTGTTCCTTTTGCCTTGACGATTTCATTACTGTCACTTTTCATTATAAAAATGATGCTGTGGCCGAAAAAGGCACTTAATGCAACGAATCAATCAGAAAAAAACACATTCGCAAGAACACACCCGCATCAGCAGCCAATGACAGATAAGGAAAAACGAACTGCTGCCCTAACGATTCTATTAATCATCAGCTGGGTGACTGAACCAATCCACGGATATGATATAGCATTTCTAACCATGCTTGGCGCAGTCTTATTCATGATGCCTGCATATGGAGTGATAAGCTGGAAACAAGGGATCGGTGCCGTTTCCTGGAATTTAATTCTGTTTGTGGCAGCGGCAACTGCGCTGGGCAGAGTCTTGGTCGACACGGGTGTCGTAGATTGGATGGAAACAGAGATGATTGGGGTATTGCAGTTGTTTGCAGATGCATCCGAATGGGTTGTAGTACTGCTTATTATAATCGTGGCGGTTACAAGCCATTTGTATATTACATCGCATACAACCCGGGCAATTGTCTTTATCCCGGCGCTGATCCTGTTTGGTCAAACGATTGGTGCGGATCCTGTTGCTGTTGTATTTATCAGTTTAATCGGGATGAACTATTGTATAACATTTCCGGTCAGTTCCAAAGCGCTGCTGCTTTTTTATGAAGAGGGTGACATTTCGTATGACGTAAAAGCTTTATTAAAACTCAGTTTAGTACTTATGCCTCTTTATATTTTTGTGATGATGATGTATTACTTTACTTACTGGCAGTGGACCGGTTTGTCCTTATAG
- a CDS encoding WecB/TagA/CpsF family glycosyltransferase — MNNHLDTVQIMHLDFINTTKENFLNNVLHTHLHNEEKCFIVTGNPEIAMRAREDKQYRAAVDTADYVIPDGAGILIAAKYMKQPMQERVAGYDVMRDLLAYANDRKLSCYFLGATEEVNRKAVIEVEREYLDLHVAGRHHGFFDLDDTSVVEEVRASGADIVLVALGLPRQELWIARHFDAFDKGVFMGVGGSIDVLAGEVKRAPDFWIRLNLEWLYRLLKQPFRYKRIVKVAEFMLRVFLKKS; from the coding sequence ATGAACAATCATCTTGATACGGTGCAGATTATGCATCTGGATTTTATAAATACAACAAAGGAAAATTTCCTGAATAATGTGCTGCATACACATCTTCACAACGAGGAAAAATGTTTTATTGTAACGGGCAACCCGGAAATTGCCATGCGTGCGCGGGAAGATAAACAATATCGGGCGGCTGTGGATACCGCTGATTATGTCATCCCGGACGGAGCGGGTATCCTGATTGCGGCAAAATATATGAAGCAGCCGATGCAAGAGCGCGTTGCCGGGTACGACGTCATGCGCGATTTGCTGGCATATGCGAATGACCGGAAATTGAGCTGTTATTTTCTCGGCGCCACCGAAGAAGTGAACCGGAAAGCTGTAATCGAAGTGGAACGGGAATATCTTGATTTGCATGTTGCCGGCCGCCATCATGGTTTTTTTGACCTGGATGATACATCCGTGGTGGAAGAAGTTCGCGCATCCGGTGCTGACATTGTGCTGGTCGCACTAGGGTTGCCCCGCCAGGAATTATGGATTGCCCGCCATTTTGATGCGTTTGACAAAGGGGTGTTCATGGGAGTCGGCGGTTCGATTGATGTTCTTGCCGGTGAGGTCAAACGCGCCCCCGACTTCTGGATCCGACTCAATCTTGAGTGGCTCTACCGCCTGCTAAAACAGCCATTTCGCTACAAACGTATAGTAAAAGTAGCCGAATTCATGCTGCGGGTGTTTTTGAAAAAAAGCTAG
- a CDS encoding glycerate kinase family protein, which yields MKVAIIPSGFKECLGAEEVAVAMKNGARRFDPFIKTDIVPMVDGGEGFAKAITKIKQGQLFHKKVTGPVGEQVKSHYGMFSENNKWTAVIEMAAVAGLKMVPSNQRNPLKTTTYGVGELIIDALDNGADQIIIGCGDSGTSDGGSGMAQAFGVRFLDDNNHAVHINGGEDLHRVAAIDTSNLDIRLQQTKIEVACNWTNVLCGNKGVANVFGPQKGATPEQVRTLSQALEHFADLIEQHTTINVRQMPGSGASGGLGAGLHAFAGAQLRPRFELIMDFIQIEEKIAQADLVITAEGSLDFQTVNGKIPSEVARIAQKYNTPVVAITGTVGRDAQLNYGSGIHAYSSIIQKPVTLEQAMFQAPKWIEESVEGILRHITIGLKMSRRKERVFTDGNKVGQA from the coding sequence ATGAAAGTTGCAATCATACCATCAGGTTTTAAAGAGTGTTTGGGAGCGGAGGAAGTTGCTGTGGCAATGAAAAATGGGGCAAGGCGTTTTGACCCTTTCATCAAAACGGATATAGTTCCAATGGTTGATGGCGGGGAGGGATTCGCTAAAGCAATCACTAAGATAAAGCAAGGTCAGCTGTTCCACAAAAAGGTAACGGGACCGGTTGGAGAACAAGTAAAAAGTCATTATGGAATGTTCAGCGAAAACAATAAATGGACGGCAGTGATTGAGATGGCGGCAGTCGCTGGTTTGAAAATGGTTCCGTCCAATCAGCGGAATCCGTTGAAAACGACTACTTATGGAGTGGGAGAATTAATTATAGATGCATTGGATAACGGTGCTGATCAAATAATTATTGGCTGTGGCGATTCGGGAACTTCGGATGGGGGCTCAGGTATGGCACAGGCATTTGGAGTCCGTTTCCTGGATGATAATAATCATGCTGTTCACATCAATGGCGGAGAGGACCTGCATCGTGTGGCTGCGATTGATACGTCGAATCTGGATATTCGGCTTCAGCAAACAAAAATAGAAGTCGCGTGTAATTGGACGAACGTGCTTTGCGGAAATAAAGGCGTTGCAAACGTGTTTGGGCCGCAAAAGGGGGCGACACCGGAACAGGTCAGAACACTCTCGCAGGCATTGGAACATTTTGCTGATTTAATTGAACAACACACGACAATCAATGTACGCCAGATGCCGGGGAGTGGTGCTTCAGGCGGTCTGGGAGCGGGACTGCATGCATTTGCAGGTGCTCAACTGCGCCCGCGGTTTGAATTAATTATGGACTTTATTCAAATTGAAGAAAAGATCGCTCAAGCAGACCTTGTTATTACGGCAGAAGGCAGTCTAGATTTCCAGACGGTCAACGGTAAAATTCCGAGTGAGGTTGCTAGGATTGCTCAAAAATATAATACGCCAGTTGTCGCAATTACAGGTACAGTAGGCCGTGATGCACAACTTAATTACGGTTCAGGCATTCATGCGTATTCAAGTATCATTCAAAAGCCGGTTACTTTGGAGCAAGCCATGTTTCAGGCACCCAAGTGGATTGAAGAAAGTGTAGAAGGTATTTTAAGGCATATCACAATCGGGCTTAAAATGTCCCGGCGAAAAGAAAGGGTTTTCACAGATGGAAACAAGGTTGGCCAGGCGTAA